A stretch of Plasmodium knowlesi strain H genome assembly, chromosome: 1 DNA encodes these proteins:
- a CDS encoding coenzyme Q-binding protein COQ10 homolog, mitochondrial, putative, which translates to MRWMPLAQFVKKNAPSQALIRSVVNGSSNCYSCRRNYSLFRKKLWTPTEDIIYRKNLDVICQSHVFFYTVLNVDRYSHFLPYVTKSRITEKTEEQFKAFLQIENLFFKESYDSVIRFKVPTTVKVSSADTNLFNHLTTEWIIEDKTGCINVDFYISFRLRNMVYQNFMRMYIQEMGKKILYAFIREARMNSLRNIDVLFRHLLKR; encoded by the exons ATGAGGTGGATGCCACTTGCCCAATTCGTCAAGAAGAACGCGCCCAGCCAGGCACTCATCAGAAGTGTAGTCAATGGTAGTAGCAACTGCTATAGCTGTAGAAGAAACTACTCCCTCTTTAGGAAGAAGCTTTGGACCCCAACTGAAGACATCATATATAGGAAAAACCTTGATGTTATTTGTCAAAGCCATGTTTTCTTCTACACCGTTCTGAATGTAGATCGGTACAGTCACTTTTTGCCATACGTCACG AAAAGCAGAATAACGGAAAAGACGGAGGAGCAGTTCAAGGCCTTCCTCCAAATAGAGAACCTGTTTTTCAAGGAATCATACGACTCCGTCATTCGGTTTAAGGTTCCTACCACTGTCAAG gTTTCCAGCGCAGACACGAACCTGTTTAACCACTTG ACGACTGAATGGATCATTGAAGACAAAACGGGTTGTATCAATGTCGACTTTTACATAAGCTTTCGG CTAAGAAACATGGTTTATCAGAATTTCAtgcgcatgtatatacaagAGATGGGGAAGAAAATACTCTATGCCTTCATCCGGGAGGCGCGGATGAACAGCCTGAGAAATATCGACGTGCTCTTCCGTCATTTGCTTAAACGGTGA
- a CDS encoding ras-related protein Rab-18, putative: protein MKNKNKYDYLLKLLLVGDSSVGKSSILCRYSDNQFEEKVLSTIGIDFKVKYLKIDNKTIKVGIWDTAGQERFRTLTSAYYRNAHAIILVYDCTVRESFENLDVWIHEIDKYSTNKNAIKMLVANKIDKANHEVTKDEGKNFAFENNMLFCETSAKNDINITYCFEELIQQILNNPSLLELSVVTKNLKLSKKEENRSNCVC from the exons atgaaaaataagaacaaatATGACTATCTGCTGAAGTTGTTACTTGTTGGAGATTCCAGCGTAG GCAAAAGCAGTATTCTGTGCCGATACTCCGACAATCAGTTTGAAGAGAAGGTCCTGTCCACCATAG GCATCGACTTCAAAGTGAAGTACCTGAAAATAGACAATAAGACCATTAAAGTTGGTATTTGGGACACAGCGGGACAGGAAAGATTCCGGACTTTAACCTCAGCCTATTATAGAAATGCCCACGCCATTATTCTGGTTTa CGACTGCACCGTGAGGGAGTCATTTGAAAACTTGGATGTATGGATTCACGAAATAGATAAATACTCAACGAACAAGAATGCTATAAAGATGTTGGTTGCAAACAAGATAGACAAGGCTAACCACGAAGTTACAAAagatgaagggaaaaacttCGCCTTCGAAAATAATATGTTGTTTTGCGAGACCAGTGCCAAGAATGATATCAACATAACATACTGCTTTGAGGAGCTTATTCAGCAGATCTTAAACAACCCCTCTTTACTGGAACTCAGCGTTGTCACGAAAAATTTGAAGCTCAgcaagaaggaggagaatcGCTCCAACTGTGTTTGTTAG